Proteins encoded by one window of Lycium barbarum isolate Lr01 chromosome 11, ASM1917538v2, whole genome shotgun sequence:
- the LOC132618894 gene encoding GATA transcription factor 5-like isoform X2 has protein sequence MLYPTTPQTLHSSSSSLKDMDCVKNSKFVDEFSVDNLFDFSYGFVEDEIEQLDEHPNVFNSEKPYSVSHQKQLEIIEAKIEDFGSFPNNELSIPENGLDDLEWLSHFVEEESFVENTLTYPTGNLLEKQLENRSDTEKPVQDKSCFTSPVQTRARTKRTRTGGRIWSLGSVSLTGSSTSSSFSSTTTTTSLCLSQTAESTVRRQQRRHCEVQPRRCTHCGVQKTPQWRAGPMGTKTLCNACGVRFKSGRLLPEYRPACSPTFSNDLHSNNHRKVLEMRQKKEAETGLAQPVQSF, from the exons ATGCTTTACCCAACAACTCCACAAACTCTtcactcttcttcttcttctctaaag GACATGGACTGCGTAAAAAACAGTAAATTTGTTGATGAATTTTCCGTTGACAACCTTTTTGACTTCTCCTATGGCTTCGTGGAAGACGAAATAGAGCAATTAGACGAACACCCAAATGTATTTAACAGTGAAAAACCTTACTCTGTTTCACACCAGAAGCAATTGGAGATAATTGAAGCTAAAATTGAAGATTTTGGTTCTTTTCCTAACAATGAACTCAGTATTCCG GAAAATGGCTTGGATGACCTCGAATGGCTGTCTCACTTTGTTGAAGAAGAGTCATTTGTTGAGAACACACTAACATACCCAACCGGAAATTTACTAGAAAAGCAATTGGAGAACCGGTCAGACACAGAAAAGCCGGTTCAAGACAAGTCATGTTTCACTAGCCCGGTTCAAACAAGGGCCAGAACAAAGCGTACAAGAACCGGCGGTCGAATTTGGTCACTTGGTTCAGTTTCATTAACCGGTTCTTCAACTTCCTCTTCATTTTCCTCCACTACTACAACGACGTCGTTGTGTCTAAGTCAAACAGCTGAGTCAACAGTACGGAGACAACAACGACGTCATTGTGAGGTCCAACCAAGGCGTTGCACCCATTGTGGGGTCCAAAAGACCCCACAATGGCGTGCTGGTCCAATGGGCACGAAAACGCTTTGTAATGCATGTGGTGTCCGGTTTAAATCCGGTCGGCTCTTGCCCGAGTATAGACCGGCTTGTAGCCCAACTTTTTCGAACGACTTACATTCAAATAATCATCGGAAAGTTTTGGAAATGCGACAGAAAAAAGAGGCGGAAACCGGTTTGGCTCAGCCGGTTCAGAGTTTTTAA
- the LOC132618894 gene encoding GATA transcription factor 5-like isoform X1: MEYIVIVVIICNGYIFLDVQQDMDCVKNSKFVDEFSVDNLFDFSYGFVEDEIEQLDEHPNVFNSEKPYSVSHQKQLEIIEAKIEDFGSFPNNELSIPENGLDDLEWLSHFVEEESFVENTLTYPTGNLLEKQLENRSDTEKPVQDKSCFTSPVQTRARTKRTRTGGRIWSLGSVSLTGSSTSSSFSSTTTTTSLCLSQTAESTVRRQQRRHCEVQPRRCTHCGVQKTPQWRAGPMGTKTLCNACGVRFKSGRLLPEYRPACSPTFSNDLHSNNHRKVLEMRQKKEAETGLAQPVQSF, encoded by the exons ATGgaatatattgttattgttgttattatatGTAACGGTTATATTTTTTTGGACGTTCAACAGGACATGGACTGCGTAAAAAACAGTAAATTTGTTGATGAATTTTCCGTTGACAACCTTTTTGACTTCTCCTATGGCTTCGTGGAAGACGAAATAGAGCAATTAGACGAACACCCAAATGTATTTAACAGTGAAAAACCTTACTCTGTTTCACACCAGAAGCAATTGGAGATAATTGAAGCTAAAATTGAAGATTTTGGTTCTTTTCCTAACAATGAACTCAGTATTCCG GAAAATGGCTTGGATGACCTCGAATGGCTGTCTCACTTTGTTGAAGAAGAGTCATTTGTTGAGAACACACTAACATACCCAACCGGAAATTTACTAGAAAAGCAATTGGAGAACCGGTCAGACACAGAAAAGCCGGTTCAAGACAAGTCATGTTTCACTAGCCCGGTTCAAACAAGGGCCAGAACAAAGCGTACAAGAACCGGCGGTCGAATTTGGTCACTTGGTTCAGTTTCATTAACCGGTTCTTCAACTTCCTCTTCATTTTCCTCCACTACTACAACGACGTCGTTGTGTCTAAGTCAAACAGCTGAGTCAACAGTACGGAGACAACAACGACGTCATTGTGAGGTCCAACCAAGGCGTTGCACCCATTGTGGGGTCCAAAAGACCCCACAATGGCGTGCTGGTCCAATGGGCACGAAAACGCTTTGTAATGCATGTGGTGTCCGGTTTAAATCCGGTCGGCTCTTGCCCGAGTATAGACCGGCTTGTAGCCCAACTTTTTCGAACGACTTACATTCAAATAATCATCGGAAAGTTTTGGAAATGCGACAGAAAAAAGAGGCGGAAACCGGTTTGGCTCAGCCGGTTCAGAGTTTTTAA
- the LOC132618894 gene encoding GATA transcription factor 5-like isoform X3, with protein MDCVKNSKFVDEFSVDNLFDFSYGFVEDEIEQLDEHPNVFNSEKPYSVSHQKQLEIIEAKIEDFGSFPNNELSIPENGLDDLEWLSHFVEEESFVENTLTYPTGNLLEKQLENRSDTEKPVQDKSCFTSPVQTRARTKRTRTGGRIWSLGSVSLTGSSTSSSFSSTTTTTSLCLSQTAESTVRRQQRRHCEVQPRRCTHCGVQKTPQWRAGPMGTKTLCNACGVRFKSGRLLPEYRPACSPTFSNDLHSNNHRKVLEMRQKKEAETGLAQPVQSF; from the exons ATGGACTGCGTAAAAAACAGTAAATTTGTTGATGAATTTTCCGTTGACAACCTTTTTGACTTCTCCTATGGCTTCGTGGAAGACGAAATAGAGCAATTAGACGAACACCCAAATGTATTTAACAGTGAAAAACCTTACTCTGTTTCACACCAGAAGCAATTGGAGATAATTGAAGCTAAAATTGAAGATTTTGGTTCTTTTCCTAACAATGAACTCAGTATTCCG GAAAATGGCTTGGATGACCTCGAATGGCTGTCTCACTTTGTTGAAGAAGAGTCATTTGTTGAGAACACACTAACATACCCAACCGGAAATTTACTAGAAAAGCAATTGGAGAACCGGTCAGACACAGAAAAGCCGGTTCAAGACAAGTCATGTTTCACTAGCCCGGTTCAAACAAGGGCCAGAACAAAGCGTACAAGAACCGGCGGTCGAATTTGGTCACTTGGTTCAGTTTCATTAACCGGTTCTTCAACTTCCTCTTCATTTTCCTCCACTACTACAACGACGTCGTTGTGTCTAAGTCAAACAGCTGAGTCAACAGTACGGAGACAACAACGACGTCATTGTGAGGTCCAACCAAGGCGTTGCACCCATTGTGGGGTCCAAAAGACCCCACAATGGCGTGCTGGTCCAATGGGCACGAAAACGCTTTGTAATGCATGTGGTGTCCGGTTTAAATCCGGTCGGCTCTTGCCCGAGTATAGACCGGCTTGTAGCCCAACTTTTTCGAACGACTTACATTCAAATAATCATCGGAAAGTTTTGGAAATGCGACAGAAAAAAGAGGCGGAAACCGGTTTGGCTCAGCCGGTTCAGAGTTTTTAA